ACTCCATTGTCTCCGGTTGTTTGTTAGTTTGTGACTGAAGGCTCAGACCCGTCTATTGTGAAGCCAGTTGTGGAATACTGCGTTGTCTGTGGGGATAAGGCTTCAGGTAGGAAATGAAATTAATTCGATTTAACATTATTAATTTTACATTAACACACATGTACAATTAATTGCCAACCATCAAATCTTTCATCTCTCAGGGCGTCATTACGGAGCTGTCAGCTGTGAGGGCTGTAAGGGCTTCTTCAAACGCAGCATTAGAAAGAACCTAGTGTACACATGCAGGGGCTCTGGAGAGTGTGCCATCAACAAGCTCCACCGAAACCGCTGCCAGTACTGTCGACTGCAGCGCTGCATAGCTCTGGGCATGAAGCAGGATTGTAAGAGACTAATATCCTATATAAACAGTTGTGGATATGTTATTTCAGACTCACATTAATAAGGTGTGATGCCTATGTTTTGTCTTTAGCTGTGCAGTGTGAGAGGAAGCCTGTTGAAGTGACCACCCGCGAGAAATCTCTCAACTGTGCAGCATCCACTGAGAAAATTTACATTCGCAAGAACCTGTGTAGCCCTCTGGCTGCGACACCGACCTTTGTGTCTGACAAAGAAACTGCTAGGTACAGCCACCTATTAGAATGCAATACAGTCTAATATGATAGAATAAATTGCCCTGATCTAAACAGTATCTTTGTATGATACCCGTGTTACATTGCATTGGAATGGATTGAATCAAATCAGATTGTACACATGTTAAAAATAAACTGCTTAGAGTTTGAGtttacattatattacattttccCTATCACATAATGtgatttgaaaaatgtaatctTTCACTTCAGGTCTACAAGTTTGCTTGAGTCAAGCATGTTGCTCAACATCCAACAACCCTTCTCCAAGCTGGAAAACACCATCCTGATTCCAGCATCCCCTGACAAGGTAACGCTTATGTAGTCACATGACAGTACATTTGACTTAAGTCTGACATGCCATTACTATATCCTTGTTCTTTATGGTAGTAGTTCAATGATGGGCACAAGTAACAGTGCAGTGCCAGCAAATTCAGTCTTCTGTGTTTATGAAACATGCTTGATAATGACTGTTCAGCAGGATGACCCATCTCAAGGTGACCTGGGCACGCTGGCAAATGTAGTGACATCCCTCGCCCACCTCAACAAGACCAGGGAGGCAAGTGACAGTGGCAATGATATGATGGGAGATGAAACGCTTAGCAACGGGGACAGCTCCATGACAGACATCCAAGGAGATGAGCAAACTGCAAGTGATATCACTCGGTGAGGGAGATGTCATAAAGAATCAAGTGACTTTGACACTGACCAGTAGTTGTTTGTGAATAAATTGATCTATATACAGGAGATCTGCAGGAGCACGAGAAAGAAACCAAGAGGCTGTGTCTTTATGGTTGTCACAAAGCTTTAATACAATTTCCTGTTGGGCCATGTGGTTTCTGACTCCGCTTGTATGGACTTAATTAGATTCACCCCTAGTTAATCAAAAATGTACCATATGCCAAGGGTGcactgcagtgctttgagctctATGCTGTATTTTCTGTCCGTGTGAGCTGCATTATATCAAATGTCTAAATCAGAATGTGGATCTTTTGATGTGAACTGTTTGTCTttatattgtgcatattattaGAGCTTTTGACACCCTGGCCAAAGTCCTACACCCTGGTGATGGCACAGAAGCAGAGTCCTTGGAGACCACAATGCAGCTGATGTCAGGGGACCAGTCGGGTCCTGTGGTGGAGTTGGAAGGACCTCTGCTCTCTGACAGCCATATCCCTTTCAAGGTAAATGTGACCGCTGATCCTTGGGATGAAATCCAAAACCCCTTCTTATGTTTTACTGAGTCACTAATTTTTCAGATAAACACTGCAGTCGTGTTTTCTCCCTAAACTCTGTAACTTGTTCTTGCAGCTTATGATGCCTTTGCCTGTGCCAGAGTACCTCAATGTCAACTACATCTGTGAGTCAGCTTCGCGGCTACTTTTCCTCTCTATGCACTGGGCACGCTCCATTCCTGCCTTTCAAACCCTTGGGTAAGCCATTGTCACAagatttttcactgtttcacaaATACAGCTATCAGACTGTGTCATCACATGTCATTTACAAAATGGCAGCTATGCGGCCGCACAGGTCTCAgtaatacattttaattaatctaattttATTTCGCAGTGGTCAGGACAATGACATTAACCTGATGAAAGCCTGCTGGAATGAACTGTTTGCCCTGGGTCTGGCACAGTGCTCCAACGTTATGAATGTTGGTACCATCCTAAGTGCCATTATCAACCATCTGCAGACCAGCTTACAGGAAGGTAGGAGGGCTCTGCTTGCCAGCAAGATTTAATGTTGAAAACAATACAGAGAAGAGGGTGTGATACAAAGGGGAAACCAAGATTCTCCCTGCCGTGTTTACATTTGCAACACTGTATGTCTTGAACTTGCTAAGGGCTACGCTCGTGTTCAGCCCCATGCATCCTTCACTCCTCTGAACCTTTTTGTCTCCTGCAGACAAGCTGTCCCCAGAGCGAGTAAAACTGGTCATGGAGCACATCTGGAGGATGCAGGAGTTCTGTAACAGCATGACCAAGCTGTCCCCAGACTCTTATGAATATGCCTACCTCAAAGCCATCGTTCTCTTTAGTCCCGGTGCGTAGACAGCTGgctaatttacaaaatgaaaacgACATGTTTGAGTTCTTGTCTCACAGAACCCTGAGAGGGAAATcctgaaaaatgtctgactgtgagcatatgttgtttttgtaccAGATCACCCCGGCATAGATAATACTCCACAGATAGAACGGTTTCAGGAGAAGGCCTACATGGAGCTGCAGGACTACGTAACAAGTACCTACCCAGAAGACTCCTATCGGTCAGTCGGCTTTGCTTCGCTTTATATAAGACAGATTCATGACGATAACATAGATGTACTCGATACAGTATGTTTCAAATTTatgcctcctttctccctcATTGCTCTCAGGTTATCCAAGCTGCTGCTGCGTCTTCCTGCCCTCAGGTTGATAAGTGCAGCTGTCACCGAGGAGCTGTTTTTCGCTGGGCTCATTGGCAACGTGCAGATTGACAGCATCATCCCATACATCCTCAAGATGGAGTCCACCGATTACAATAGCCAGACGGCCTCTGGGGTGTGACACGCTGTGCCATTGGTAATTGGAACATTGGACTGTGAAAAGTCGACAGGCAGTCAGAGTGCTCCGCAGAACGATCACTAAGTGGTCCTAACGTACTGTATTTATGACACAGCATCCTATGGGaagtctgttttcactctttccCTGCTCTTTCTTCTGACTCCTCAGTAACCAGTCAGTAGAGCACAACTCGCAAAGAggacaaataaaatcaactcCAGGCCCATTCAGGAATGAACCCTTGAAACCTGCATAGTAGATTGCGCTTTTTATTGTACATAGTATTTTATGCGTCATCGTCTCCAGGCCGTTCCTTTTTCTTCAGATCTTGTTTGTATTTTGAAGGAATCAGGGCGGTTTGTTTTTCACCGCTTTCCTACATggtcttgcttttttttttttattttctaataattttgaggaaaaaaaaacatgtcaatgTGAATCAATTTGTGAGATGTTGTTTTCGCTAAAGGTTATAACctttatttcttatttgtttGCCAATCCAAAGGATCGGGCAGCAACCCTTGTcaaatgtttgacatcatcAACATGTGGATCTGATGTAATTGTGTATATAGATTTGTGTATAGAATGCACCAAGAAGGCGACAATGGGCAGCACTTGGTAATTCCTGGATCCATCTTATGGACAAATTAATGTGGACAGAAACTGATGGTCAAggtatttgaaaataaaaacacctttCAGTCACGTTTCTCAGTTTGCCTTTATTTAAACTCAGCAGTACATTAAGGCAGAGATACAGTCGAGTAAAAAACATTGTCAAAAGATCCTGGAGAGcaagaaacaggaaaaggaagCATGGTTATGATGgcaataaaatcaataaaataatgaaaccTTTGGAATAAATTAAGCAATTATAATTTAAAGCAGACAAATCAAGTTAACAAGAACAGCTAGAAGTCATCAGATGAAGctaaaaaaaattgaattacCCTTAGGATAAACACGAGGTGCATGTTATTCCAGGTTGCAGATGCAAAATGTGAGAAACTGGATTTTCCAAGTTCGGTAAAAGCAGTCAGCCCCTGCAACGTCCAATCATTTCAGTGTATTTGATAAACGCCCATGTTAAGAGACAGCCAAGAGTTAATGCAAGGGGGCACAAAAGCAGAAAGGgccttataaataaataaaacccagTGTTTGTCATGgcttacagagagagagggccaCCCAGCCTGAACACACAGCTCACAGTGACGAGTTTTCTAAATATCGCTTCATAAATCTTAGTGCAGCGTCCGAGGCTTCAGAGCCGCGGCTGAAGCAGACGTGTATAAAATGTCACGAGAATCTGAGACTGATAGGAAAGTTGCCTTAAAAAGTGCCTTTTTACAATGTTTTATTCCTGTAGAAGAAATTAACTTTTCCCTCAGAATGCTCACCATAAAATATCACATGATATCTAAAAGTACTCTGTGACTCTCAGTATTTATACAATTCCTACTAGTAATAATAAGATTATCATAATTTGTATTTTGGCTCCAGTGAAAaaatttatctgcattaagaaCTAATTTAATGGTTATTAAATAACAGCAGATGGAACTGATTCCTAATATTTACCTTACCATTATTCACTGTTTAAGTATATATGTCATATGTAAATTTCCAGGCTCAGTGTGCTTTTTATCACAAATTGTTTTTAGGTCAGTATTTGGACACACATACCCTAAAATATGGCACGTTAGACCCATGCTCAGTCATGTTAGGATAAATTGGGAAGTCAGCAGTCTGGATTATAAAAGGCTTTCTGTGTGGTTGAAAGGAGGGGAAGTATTTTCTGTAGCAGTGCCTGTTTTTTCAGTCTGGTCTGGTTAACTGTGCCTCTTAGTTCAAAAGGCAGCAGCATTTTCACAGTACATCACATTACTGCAAAAAGACTTTGAATACAAAAACAGCaatcatgaaaatgaaaaaaagaaaaaagacagacatcAGTGGAGCTTTCAGAATATCTTTATTCGACGAGCACAGCAAGCTAatcaacctttgacctttgtcGGTCAAAGACCCCctcgagagagagagggcgacCAGTGAGACTGACCTCTTACACgcaaacatttgatttttgcTTGTTTCCTTTTGCCTCATCAAATGCACCAATCCACAGTTTGACTGTGGCTCGGCGGTTATCAGCCCACTTTCGGCCTGTTCAAAGCAGCGATAGCTCTTTGAAAGTGTTCCAGACTTGATGAGTTTCTGAGTTTAACTTTGCTTCTCGGAACTGCTTCTATACACACAGCAGATTGTTTACATGTTCCCTCTGAATTAATAATGCAAAATCTGTATCCTACCCCAGTGACTTACTGCTGAGTTTCGTGTCAAGTGACGTGAATGAGGAAGATGTTGCAGGGCGATGTGCAAAGGACCAGACCTTCGGTGCGTTATTAGCCGATCAATTTTTCATTAGGGCTCTGCGGATATGGGGGAAGCGAGGAGTGACTGTCAGCTTTCTTTTGCTGTAGTCACCCAGTCAATGTGTCCAGCTAATTAAAGGCACTGATAGGACCATTAAAACTTGATGACCAGATGACTGATATTGTCTGCCGCTGTTTTTAGAAATCCATTGTGTGTCCAGCAGCTTCTTTATATGATTCTCCACAGGCAGGCCGACCATACCTCTGCATCACTTGGCCTGCCCTCTCTGAACCCCAGATGTGAAGGCATGTCCACATGTGGTGCACTCACTGTGCGATCTGCGCAAACAAAAGAGGATTCTCTTGACGTCTCTGTTTACaggctgcaaaaacaaacacttattGTCTGTTACTGTAAAGGTTTAGCAAGCTGTGATGCAACACAGgcctttgtgtttgcagcttggTGGATTAGCTCATTCCAAgctgaatgaatgtgaatgtgaatgaaacAGTTAGCTGGCCTCTGGCGAAACTGGTGAAGGTGCTGCAAAACAGGTAACTGAACTGGTtttctgaagaagaagaagaagaaaaaagcatttACTCACATAGATATAGCTTTTataatataattatataatttCCAGCAAATTGTATAGGTGGAGACTGAAACTACGGCTTATTACAGCAAGCAGACCTACAATATACTATTTGTCAAACTAAAATTTACCATTTACTGCACACCCTGTTGGTCATACAGTTCAATATTTGTTCAGTGTATTATTTTTAAACACTGGTTTTCAGTTCCTCATTTCAGCAGTCAGTATGTTACTCTATTTCAGGTACATTATTTGGTTATATGTCcattttattctgctttatGTTTATAGTCCACCACATTTCAGGAGGAAGTACTGTACTCTTTACCCCACTACAGTCATTTATCAGCTAGGAATTAGTTGCAAGATTTGAATTCATCACTAATTTGAATCCAATTGCATGTTTATTTTGATACTTCAAGAACAGTTTTCCGATGATACTCTGCTTTGATGAAACGTACACGCAGCTTCAAACATAATTTATTTCCTATTTTCTCGCCCACAACTTTTATTTCAGAAATGCTTTCCATTAGAAAGTCATTCATCATAAAACACTATAAAGTAAAGCCACACTTTAAACCATCATGGCCACATCTGTGGGAACTGAATTATCGGAGAAATTCCGTTGATCACAAACTAATTCCCAGACTTTATCATCCGCTGACAGGCACGCGTGTTGAAAGAGTTAACCCCTCCTCGATCAGCCACCCTGCACGCACAAATAGGCGGAGTTTGGGTTCACACACTCCAGTTTTTGTATGTTGAAGAGGGCagccagtttgtgtgtgagtgtgtgtgtatgtgtgtgtgtgaagggggagagagagagagagagagagagatagagagagagagagagagagagagagacggggttAAACATGGATACGAGATTAGGCGTGAGTTGTAAACTAGTCCTGGCCTGAAGTGAAGAACCACCGGCTCCTTCACGAGCACACACACGGGATTATTATGCCCAGCGCCACCGTGTCCGTGCGAAGTTTATCAGAAGTAGAGAAATACCTCGGCAGCCAGATGGTGAGTATGCTGTGAGCGTGTTTTTGCAGCATCGCCGCGGCTCAGACGGCAGGTCCCGCACTGTACCAGCGGCGCATTGTTGTCTGTTCATCTCCGCGTCATGTGAACCCAACAGCTGCGCATTTCGTCCCCACAAAGAGCGTTTAAGCCTGTGATGCGTTCAGGCTCCGTGAGGCTCAGAGCGAAGAGGCGCGGCGGAAAGGCTGACTTGAAGTGTCTAATACAGTGAACGGAGTCCTGATCGGGACATTGTGGGTTTGCCTTGTGGCGAAATTAAGGCTGAAACTGAAGTTGTTTTCCATTAATCTGACACTCGTTTGATCGATTATTCGAGTCGTTGTTTGATCTGTTGAGTGTCATAAAATAGTGAAAGCTGCTTCCAGGCTGATGTCTTTCTAAAACTTCCTTGTTTTGCTCAGCTGACAGCCCAAAACTCAACAGCGTCCAGTTCAAGACATGCACAACATCCCCATGGGGTCGGAATGACTGAAGTGATTACTTGCGACACAAGTGCTTACTGATTAATTATCTATCAGTTGACTAACTCTTGACTGTATACTTTGAATTGAAACTGGTGGTTTTTAAAGATCGTCCAAATAACAATTTATTTATGCTGTAGTTTGAAGCGATGTTGTatttgtcctcctcctgtcaaaTAAGATAGACTTACAGTACATCAGCAGCACAACCTCAAATTGAACCACAGAATGGAGTCAGTACAAAAATAAAGTAATATTATGAACAGAAATAGAAAGTCTTGAGGGGTTTCTGCAGAGCTTTTGTATTGAGTTCCATCTCACAGgcgtgtttctgtttttgtggcCACTCAATGACTCAATGCCTGACCTAGTTTTTCAAGAGTACAAATTAAATTCTTACCTTAATCCCACTTTAGTTTACATGGCAACattgttttttcctttgcagTCATTTACCACAGTGGGATCTGTAGTGTTTAAATAACAATGGCCTGATTACTGTCAACTACATGTTAAGtcttcacacagaaatgtagtctgtcaattttatttatatagccaaATCACTAATGTTCCTGAAAGATCTTTACAATCtgtctggaaaaaaacagactctcTAAACCCTGAACCTTACACAAACAGGTTTTGGGGAAAACCATTCAAGCATTTGCTAATGTtcatgaatgatgatgatgaaaaatcCCCTAAAGGCTGTGCCGGATCAGCATGAGTATGCACTGAAAGCCAGGTGCTCTCAGTTTCAGTGACACTGAGGTGAAGAATGCTCCGTTGAGTGTGCAACCAGAAAGTCGGTCAAGCATCGTGCAGCAGGTTGTTTCTCTTTCCAGCATGTGAGAGCCTTCAGGTCTGCCTCTCTTATCACCTGTAGTCTTCAAAGGTGGAGCATGACAGGTTGATGTACCCACCAACATGATGCTAAAGGGAGCTCTGACAGGTCCTCAACCTGTTTCGCTCTTATTTAAACTTCCCCTGCTGCCGCAGATACTAAAGTGTAACACCAACtcatataaatgaatgaaaccaATAACTTGTTTTCCTCTGGAGTAGAGCTTCAAAGAATTATACGCAAGTGATTTGAGCCAGCTTCTAAAGCAAGCAATTAGACAGTTGTGGCATAACGATCAACACAATATAACAGAACAACGCGTCTGAGGATTTGGCTGCTTTATGGCCACTGGACTGTGCAATTATgcttttcctccttttgttgGCCGCAAATGACATTCCAGTTTTGTTCCTCAAAAAGCCATTGTGCAGCAGATATAGTGGGTTAGAGGCCAAAGATGATGCAACACCTCCGTTTGAGAGGCTCGTCTTTAACCCTCGCTGGATGGTGGCTCTGCACAGCTTTGCGTGCCATTTCTCAGTGATGTGTCTGTCCTTGAATGAACCCTGTGCTTTACCTGCAGTGGCTCTCTGAGATTCATGTCACCGGACAAAAGCCTGGACATATTAGCCATCACATTAGTATAATTAGCAAGCCCTTAGTAAGCTGTGTTCTGTATTCTGTATGAGTCATTAAATGACAGCTATTATCccattttttattctctttttatttaggTTTGTTATGTTTCACACTGAACAAGCTGCTTGACTCTTCACTTTCTGTGCTATGTCGTTAGCTCGATTCAGTCTCTCACTTTGAATCAGTACATTGAATATAGCTGCATATTTATCTTAATTGAATCCCATTCAATACTCTGCCAGTCCATGGGGGCAAGCAGATGCTGGGAGTGTTAATGGGCTATTGATTTAGTCCTGGACCAGCTTGTCTATGAGATAATGGCGAATACGTCTTAAGCCATTCATTCCGCTGACCTCCAGGGGATTAGTCATTCAGGAAACTCAAGACTTCAAACTCTCTagctgttttttccccccttttatTCTGATGATTCTGCATACGGTTTGGCTTCTAAATAAAGGTTTTGCAATCAAAGTGTGGCCACATAGGCAGCTGTGGGAtgcagatgagaggaggaggaggaggggatgttGGGTCAGCTTTCTGACTACAATCAAAGACGTGCTCCCTGTTGCTCTCACTCTCCCCCGCTCTGGTTTTCTTCCCGTTTCCCTGTGCGAGCTCCGAGTGGGAGAGCGTCTGTATCCATGAGGATCAGCTGGAGGGAATACCAATAAGCACCGCAGGCTTCTTCCCCTCTGTGggtctgctctctgctgaagGGACGG
This sequence is a window from Chaetodon trifascialis isolate fChaTrf1 chromosome 10, fChaTrf1.hap1, whole genome shotgun sequence. Protein-coding genes within it:
- the nr2c1 gene encoding nuclear receptor subfamily 2 group C member 1 isoform X2, coding for MDGQTQRIQLVSADSSMALGHRIQIVTDQQTGQKIQIVTALEPSSPGKQQFILANADYSPGGKVILAKQEGAPNNKVILASPDSSGVNQLLFASSELAGQQIQFVTEGSDPSIVKPVVEYCVVCGDKASGRHYGAVSCEGCKGFFKRSIRKNLVYTCRGSGECAINKLHRNRCQYCRLQRCIALGMKQDSVQCERKPVEVTTREKSLNCAASTEKIYIRKNLCSPLAATPTFVSDKETARSTSLLESSMLLNIQQPFSKLENTILIPASPDKDDPSQGDLGTLANVVTSLAHLNKTREASDSGNDMMGDETLSNGDSSMTDIQGDEQTASDITRAFDTLAKVLHPGDGTEAESLETTMQLMSGDQSGPVVELEGPLLSDSHIPFKLMMPLPVPEYLNVNYICESASRLLFLSMHWARSIPAFQTLGGQDNDINLMKACWNELFALGLAQCSNVMNVGTILSAIINHLQTSLQEDKLSPERVKLVMEHIWRMQEFCNSMTKLSPDSYEYAYLKAIVLFSPDHPGIDNTPQIERFQEKAYMELQDYVTSTYPEDSYRLSKLLLRLPALRLISAAVTEELFFAGLIGNVQIDSIIPYILKMESTDYNSQTASGV
- the nr2c1 gene encoding nuclear receptor subfamily 2 group C member 1 isoform X1 — its product is MDGQTQRIQLVSADSSMALGHRIQIVTDQQTGQKIQIVTALEPSSPGKQQFILANADYSPGGKVILAKQEGAPNNKVILASPDSSGVNQLLFASSELAGQQIQFVTEGSDPSIVKPVVEYCVVCGDKASGRHYGAVSCEGCKGFFKRSIRKNLVYTCRGSGECAINKLHRNRCQYCRLQRCIALGMKQDSVQCERKPVEVTTREKSLNCAASTEKIYIRKNLCSPLAATPTFVSDKETARSTSLLESSMLLNIQQPFSKLENTILIPASPDKQDDPSQGDLGTLANVVTSLAHLNKTREASDSGNDMMGDETLSNGDSSMTDIQGDEQTASDITRAFDTLAKVLHPGDGTEAESLETTMQLMSGDQSGPVVELEGPLLSDSHIPFKLMMPLPVPEYLNVNYICESASRLLFLSMHWARSIPAFQTLGGQDNDINLMKACWNELFALGLAQCSNVMNVGTILSAIINHLQTSLQEDKLSPERVKLVMEHIWRMQEFCNSMTKLSPDSYEYAYLKAIVLFSPDHPGIDNTPQIERFQEKAYMELQDYVTSTYPEDSYRLSKLLLRLPALRLISAAVTEELFFAGLIGNVQIDSIIPYILKMESTDYNSQTASGV